The Dromaius novaehollandiae isolate bDroNov1 chromosome 27, bDroNov1.hap1, whole genome shotgun sequence genome contains the following window.
TCTTGGAGGATTCACATGTGATAGAGACAAAAACTTTAGGAAGATGTGAGCAGCAGGTCTAATACAGTATGAATAATACTTTTGCTTACCTATTTAGGGCAAAATACATAAACCTGTACAAAGGACCTTGACCCACCTGTCCTTAAagttgtgtttttatttatttatttatttatttatttgctttctagGAATCTACAAGCCGCCATTGGAGCCTACTATGATTTTGAGAGCCCAAATATCAATGTACCCTCCATGTCCTTTGTTGAAGATGTCACCATAGGAGAGGGAGAGTCCATCCCTCCTGACACCCAGTTTACAAAAACATGGAGGATACAGAACACAGGTAAGTCTTTTAGACTTTAGCTAAACGCATGTCGTATGTATTAGGTGATAAGGATGGCACATGCAATGGAAGAGGTGCTGAGTTAAGGCAGGAGGTTTGTGTGCACTTTAAGCTGGCGTTGAGCAGCCTTGTTACTGAAAGAGGTAGGCTGCCAACCTATGCAGATTCCCCTTTTTGTGTCAGCACAAATGTTTTGTGTCTAGATGTGCAGCTTAGTTCTCTAATCTTGTTCCCCATGCTGTCACATTAACAAAAAATCTCGGAAGCTTCTTTAGCAAGAGACAGGTAAGGAGAAAATGCAATACAAGTCAACTTCTTATGGAAACTGTTGAATCTGAGACTAGATTAAGAATCCTTAGCTAGTCATGTTTCTGATCACTTGACACAAACAAATGGGATAATTTAAGTCAGCAGAGAGATCCCTTTTAATCTCAGAATCTTTTAGCTCACGAGCAGCCTGTATTATAACCACTCTTTGTCACACCATCTTTTCTGAACGTCCCCATCATTTGGTAGTTGTGCCCTCTGCAGAACTGTGTTCTTTGTGGCAGAGGCAGTGATGCAGTGATCTAACTGAGAAGAAGAGATGACTATGCAAGGGTAATGTGGCAGGTACCCTTTACTTTTAATACACTTAAAACAGAAGTGCTTGTTCATGTTTTGGGAGGATGCGAGGCTGGAGAGACCACATTCCAGTATGAGATAAGTCAAAACAGTGACTGGAATCCGGGAAGTGAGACTAGGCAAAATACATCCTCAGTATTTAATCTGTTGGGGTgtacttagaggaaaaaaaaataagatccGTGGATCCAAAGGGAAATACCTTGTCCTCAAGTGTTGCAATGACGGGATGTTGCATGAATATTTAACCTGTGTGTCTGAATTTAATTGACCTGCTGGCACTTCTGTAAAGAAGAATGATAGCATAACAAGGTTTAATATCATGAATCATCATGCGTAAACTGCAGTTGTGTTAATATTTTTACTTGTAAATAACTGCAGTGCTTGAGTACTGTACAGATTTATGCTAAACATCATAATATAACAAACACTAAAAAACTATAAGAATATTTGATCAGGACATCAGAGGTGAGAAGAAATgacttcctcttcccttcctctcccaatGTGAACCTTAATTTATAAAGACTATATTATAGAGAGAGGGTGtaattatttctctctcctttttctattTAGTTAATTCAGTAAAATGGAAAGATGGTGGGTATAGCTTACTCAAGCTCCAGTAATGTGCAGAATTGGCTGGCAGATATTTTAGAATTGTGCCTCAAATACAAGTCTTAAAAATGTAGCAAATTTGGCAGATCCTGTGTCTCTACAAGTAACATCCTACTTTGTGTGTTCTGATTACACCAGTTTTGCTCCTTTCAGTCTCCTTCCTCTCTTGTTCCTCTTGTCTTCTTTCCTTCATGCAAATCCAGCCTTAATTTAATATCCTAGTTTTAGCAATGTTTCATTGTTCTTGGAATGTTTGACCTCCTGAAAGCCATGGATCTTCTAAATTGAAGCAAAGGAGTTAATCTTGACTTAGAAGTTCCTGGCAAGGCCAAAATTTGTTTTGGCTTCTGTGTGGGTTAAAGCTCAACTTCTTAAGAAGTGTATCTGTAGTCTCACATGGGTGCTGGGGGCCAAATCTGGTTAAAACCATGCTGTTGAGGCATGTTTTAGTTAAATCCAAATTCGTATACAGTGTTATGACTGTGCAGCTTAGGTGGGACcataatattttaaaaccattttaagGTTTAATTGAGATATAATATCAAAGGACTACAGTATTTCCAGATAACATCTGCTTGTTAGGTAGATAACTGAAGTAAAGCCAAGGTTTTTAACAACTCTACAGAAACCCTTGATTAAATGACTTCAGTTCTAGAACATAAAATACCTGAGGCATGTGTCATTGAAACGTTTAGTGTCTGATGAATATGGCAAGCAGAGCTTTTGAGAGATTGTCAGTTTTAAGCGCGCAAGCAATAGGCTAGTTTCAATCAGGTTTTCGTATGTGTTATTAAAAACTAATACCCTGCTCTAATACCTTCCAGGACTCTGCTTGGCTTGTCTGCGAAAAGACCAGTTTGTATAGAACCATTGCTGAAAGAGCAGCAGGATTTAACAGACttatttcctcttccctctctacccccagctgctgctggctttgcaggACAGTTACTACAATTTATCATCTCCTGAGAGATGCATGTACTGAAATAGAATGACATAATCATCATTTCATTTTATGGGGCTTATCAGTTGCAGCACTCTAGGCACCTTGCAAGCCTAAAGCCATTAAAACCGATAAAAATCACATAAATAATTTAAACTAAACCATGTTGCTGGGCTGCCAACCCTTTCAGATGAGACTTCATACTCAACTCCCACACACTCTAGTGTGAGGTCAGTTAATCACTcagcttctctttcagaaacCTCCCTATCTCAGTACTGTTTCCAACTGTAGCGATATCCCCTGTGCCAAATATCCCATGTTGCTTATTCACATCATGCTCTCTCTGCTAGACTGTAAATTTCACACATCAGGACTTGACTAGAAAACCAATCCCTGCCATGTCTTCCCTGAAGTATCTCCTGGGATTAAATTATCAGGCAAGCTGTTGCAAAGGATGCTCTTTGAGGTAACCGTAGGTCAGATCAGCATCCACTGTCCCTGCCTCAGAACAGACTTCGAGTGGTTCCAAGCTTGGTGGTTCAGGCTTTCCTTAGCTGTTTCCACCAACCTTAAGCAAGCAGCAGTATTCCCAAAGTCCTCGGGCAGGCCTGTAACATCAGGGCATGTACAAAAGAAAATTCTGCTAACCTGTTTTTTCATGAATCTCTGAACTTTCCTTTTGTCTGTCCCAATACTTGTTATCTTTGCTGGAGACTGCTGTGTTTGCACCCAATAACTGTTTTCTATATGTCTTCAGATAGCCAGGTCACACTGTCAGTCCCAGTATCTGCAGTCTAAACATTGGTCTTCACAAATAAAGCTTATGTTCACCATTTCACCTTTGCGTAGGGCTAGGAGAAGGGTTGGTGCAAGAAGGGGAAATAAATCTATTTAGAAAATAGTACTAGCTCCTCAATTATAGTTCAAACTATTAGTGTCTCCTGAGACTGCCAACAGACTGAAAGAGGAGTGACTCCctggaaaaaatgtttccagcaCTTTATATTAATAGCACGTATTTTGAAGTTGCAAGGCTCAGGAGCTGTAGGGAGgcaaaaagaaatgaggaaaaactaGGTCTGGACCTCATCTTTGTCTCTAGTGTTGCTAAAGCATAGGCGAATATCagttacattgatttttttttttttttttttttttgcagttgttaCCCAGTGTAACAGCTAGGACTTTGAGGATTTTCCTGTGTAAAGAAGAGCTAGAGattatttaaagagaaatatGAATTCTCATGCTGGTTGCGCAGTGGACCAGTTATGTCTTATCTGAGAAATGTATTCTTCCACGTCCATTGCTGGCTTCCACATCCGTTGCTGGTTACGTACAGCTTGATATTCCTTTGACTGTTCAACGGTTGCACAACTATTTTATTAAACATGTTTTATCCCTTCTCATACAGACAGAAAGCTTTTCCTGGTGTGCTGTCAttaattctttcttctgcttaATCCTAGGGACAGAGGCGTGGCCCCCAGGGGTTTGTCTGAAGTACGTTGGGGGAGACCAGTTTGGCCATGTAAACATGGTGATGGTCAGgtccctggagccccaggaaatCGCAGACGTCAGCGTTCAGAtgtgcagccccagcacagcaGGAATGTATCAGGGACAGTGGCGCATGTGCACTGCCACAGGACTCTATTACGGAGGTGAGTGCTTCCCTTTCCGGCCCTTCAGGCTCCTCTTCGTAATGCTCCCATTGTAGGCAAAATAGATGCTGCCGTTGGCCCCTTGCAGACACTCTCCTGATGTCTAAATGATAATTTAGCTGTGCACTTTACTTGTGTGATTTATTGCAATGGCTGTTGACACATTACTATCCTCTGCGAAGATACAGCTGACTGTGAAGGTCCTTGGTTTCCGTGCTGTAAGCGCTGCTCTCTGGAAATCTGACGGCCAGTGCCCACTGCGTTTAAACCTGAAGGGCACAAAATGTGCATTCTGTGAGCTTTGACCAAGTGCAGAAGGCGGAAGTCTGCCAGCTCTGAGactaaatatagaaaataaaatagagaaaacaTTAAGTGagcttctttgttttcttggtCAGCACAGGTTTGTTTTCTAAACTCTGGAACAAACTGCAGATTGTACAAAGCTCTGGAGAATAAAGGGACTTGTACGGTTCTCCATGAGACTCTTACCCAGTCAGTCCTTGTCGGGATTCTTTCCGAGTTACCCAGTGCTGAACATGGTGAACTAAACACAGGCCTAAGAACTTCTCAAATGATGAAATCCCCATCTAAGAAGTTTGGTTAAGAAGTGGCCCAGGTTCTAATACTTTAACCTGGTGCATTTAGTGTAGAAAGTTTTTTATAACTGTTTAAAAATCACTGTATGATATTTTGTGTAATGCCTCAGCCTGAACCCACCAACATCTTCATTCGTTTGGAGTATTGCAGTCATTTTGAGCCAGCTTTAGCTTATACTGAGAACATCTTTGTGACTGTTTTGGCAGTTGGGAGTATCCTGAGTATATGGATTTGAATGAGAAATATTAATGCTCTGAGTCAAAAATAACTCTTTGCTCAGAAGTACGTGTTTCTTTGGCAGAACTGTAAGACTCTCCTGTGTTGCAAGTGGATGTAACTTGTCCCTGAAAGAAGAGCGTAAATTCCTCTACCCAGGTTGAAAGGCCAGTTCAACTAGCATTACCTGCCGTGGGCCTGTGCGCGTATAAAACTGGGGCTTTCACACACGACGGCAAAGAAGCAGTTTAGGATCAATATCCCCAAGTtacacattttgaaagaaaacatctaCACGTTAAAATCTGTTTGGCGCCTGGGCTTGGCAGTAAAGATGCATCCCCCGCGACGTGGTCACCTCTCTGTCCCTGATTTCCCCGAGTTTAGCCCGGCAGCTGTGCAAGGGCTCGGCGAGGGGCTCGGGTTATTTCGGGTTTTAGCTTTTATtagcggtggggggggggggggggggcgggggcgggcgcggcgccgcgggcgggcggcagggggcGCCGCAGCGCTGCCTGGCGGTGCCGCCGgaggccccgcgctgcgccgtgCGCTGGGGTCCGGCTGCTCCCCTGTGCGTTTTGGGAGCCTCCCGGGCGTTTCCGAAGGGGGTTACAGCGCTGGTGGGATTTTGGGGGTCCTTAACCGTTGCTATTTTTGTAAAGTAAAATCCCCCTGTCTTTAATTGCCTCGTAAAACGCAAAATTAATGAAGCCAGCCTTATTAAACCCGAGGAGCGAGTGGAAGGCGGACTTCTGCAAATTAAAGCTGCTCCAGTAGCGATGGTGgtaaaagcaaacagcaaaagaaCCTGCTGTCTCCTTCCCCCAGGCCAGCAGTGGCAGCACAAAGCAGCCCCTTGTAAGTTAATGTTAACTGCAGAAAAACTGGAAACTGAATTACATGTGACATGAGGTGCGGTTATTGGATCTGCTGAGATGAAATAAGGTATTGCTGTTGTTCTTTTGAATTCTTCCTCTGCACgcagcaaaacaaaactcaaGCACATttaatggaggggaaaaaaagcaataaaactgAATTTGGGTACATATCAACCAATTTATTTATGTAAATAAGCCACACTGTTTGCATGAGGTGTAAATGAAATGGTAAGTAGAATAATAATCTTATTTATGTACAGGGGATAGATATGCATGAGGTAAGAGCTGTCAATATTTTGAACTGTTCATATAGTTGTTATTCTATTCAGTAGGTTGAGAATTCATATAATGATATCCCAAAGGTAGCTTGTCCACCTAATGTGAGTGTTCTGGAACtggaatagaaatattttaattgtcATAGACCTAACTGCCTTCTAAGTGACCCTTTTGAAAGGTTTGGCTACTAAAAGAacaacaaaactaaacaaaaaaaccctggcTTTTACCATCAGAGCAGAAGATTGGGAGCGGTATCTCTGGGGCTCTCATTTCAGTCTTGCTTTGTGGCCTTGGATAAAGtcactttaaaaagttttcttttgcagtgcctgccactggcagtctgAAGTATGGAGTTTCACAGTGTCATGCTGatttgttgtttttggttttagttAGTTTCTGTAAGTTCAGTAGGAGTAAAACTTGCTTGGTTTCTGGAGGCATTAGACTTGATGAGTGTTTAGCCAATATTTCTAATGCTTTATAAAATGTGTTATGaacaatgttttttctttttttctcttttttcctgccaTCGTAAAGGATGGGatctctgttctgttttctttccctccccttctccatAAGCTCTCCCTAATGATGACCTGAATGTCTTTCCCTTTTCATAGATGTCATCTGGGTGATCCTCAGCGTGGAGGTTGGAGGACTTCTAGGAGTAACACAGCAGCTGTCATCCTTTGAAACAGAGTTCAACACACAACCGCATCGCAAGGTAGAAGGAAACTTTAACCCATTCGCCTCTCCACAGAAGAACAGGCAACCAGATGAAAACAACCTAAAAGACCCTGGGGGTTCCGAGCTAGGCACAATCAGCAAAAACACATGGGGGCCTGCTCCTGACCAAATTGAACAAGATCAGAATGGACTGTCACAAAACTCTGTAAATCTCTCCCCCAGCAGTCACTCGAACAACTTGTCGGTAGTGACATACAGTAAGGTAGGTGCCCTGGGAGAACAGGAGAATGGGTAGGTGATGAGACTGTGATGTATGTGTAATAGTTCTTCGTTACAAACTGCAAAGCCCTTCCCTTCTGCTTCTGCCAGACCTGCTAAGGAAGGTTTTGAATTTGACTGTCTGACTCTGCCAACTCCTCATGTTACGTTAAAATACCTTTGCCTCTGATAGACTCTACCAGATCcacctttttgtttttgcttcaaaTCCTTCTTAAAGTTTATATAATCTTGTCTGGGTGCTGTAACTATTAGTGGCTGGAGCCTACTCCAGTTACGTGTGCAAATAAGTCAAAATATCTCTCTATCTGTGCTCCTGAGTTTTACATaagaaaatgctaaaaaaaaaaaaaaaaaaaaaaaaaaaaaaagaccatacCCCCAAAACCTGAGATGAAtcagattatttctttttaactggTCTGGGGAGACTACAGAGCTCAACATTTTGATCCCAGAATCTATCTGTCAGGAATAGTCAATCAAAGGATTATTCCTGCCTGTGTCCTTGTCTTGTTTATAATTGTAGGTGACTTTTAAATTATCCTTACTTTAAATCTCTCTCAAAAAGCTTGCTTGATGGATGCTATATGAGTCTGAGTGATATTTtgactgtttttatttgcttgtgtgTGAAAATTGAATTGCAGGATTATTTACAATTCAGAATCCACCTGTTAATGCAACCAGTATGTGTAGGTGTGTACTGTCTTATGTCAAAATAGTTtgattttaaaatcctttaaaaacgCTTTACTGTACTTTAAGCAGGCTGTGTAGGACAATAACACTTGGTTGCTGAATGACTTAATAAAGCCCTAATATTAGTTCACCTACAGCACTATAGTTCCTAACTGGATGAACTGCCTGTCCTAAATCAATGGATCATATTTTAGTGTCCTACTTTGCACCAGGgctatgcattttttttactgATGGCATGCGTGGGAATGACTGTTTGGCAGACTACCAATCACCCTTTTCGTGTTTTGCACTTCAAACATCAACTTTTGTAAGCTGTATTGGCTCCTGCTTCAAGATTCTCAGTTACTGAAGATCGGATGAATGGCTTAGGAAATTGGTAGAAATAAAGCCTTTCACCTATCAAGTACAATCTAAATCAGCAGTGACGGAAAGTCACTGCCACTTAACAGTTGCTTGTGGATAGCATTGCACACTTTCATCGCAGTGATCTCTGCAGAGACCGTTGTCTGGCCTGGCAGAGGCAGTGTGTATACTGATGCAGCTTCTCTACATTAAAAGATTATATCAATCAGGTGCTTCACGTGGGGaatgctgctgtgctgttgtCTGTCGTACACATCCCAGCGAAGATTGGTGACAGCTCTATTTGTGCATCAGTCAGTGAAAAAAGTTGAAGTAAAAATCAGATAGCTTTGGTGAGACAGTGGACTAACTAGCCTTTCATTGCTAAAATACAGCCTTTCATAGCTAAAATACTAGGTTTAATTTAGGTGGGAATACTCAATCCCAGTGTGGATGGTAAGCTTTAGGCTGGGCTTGGCTTTTTTTCACTTGCTTGTTTACTGTGGGTGCAGAACTTGGCAATTGCTTCGTAGCTGATTTGCACTTGCAGGTGGATGGGTGTGGAGCTGCTAATATATGCACTTCCAAAAAAAGGTCCTGCGCAAAAATTCTGGATGTGGGGTTTTGGCAGTAACGTGGCCTTCAGTTTTCACTAGGTCTCTTTCCATGTAGTAAATTCCCTTACCCTTCCTAGTGAAATGAGTGCTGTGTGTACTAAAAGGTCAAGTGTATCAACAGACTGGCTGAGGAGGGTTAGAATACTATGTTTTTTCAAGGAACATAGGTGTAAGAAACCTGTACATGTTGGAGATGCAGAGGGCATAGCAAACGTCAGCTCTACTGTagagaagaaaagctgaaagGAGATTGTAGCACTAACAGAGATGATAATTTCACTAAATTTATGTAAGCTGGTCTAGCTAATAACCCAAAGCTCTTGATCACTACTTTTATGTTGTGAGTCATTGTAATCTAGCCTGAGATGTAGGATAGATGACCTTTCTCTTGCTTCTTGTTCCTTTTTGTATTTACAGAatgttttggggtggttttgaGGTAGACTTTCTGagacaaaagcagaaattttgTTCCCTTCTTGCTTTAGAAGAGATAACTTGATAGCCCTTTTTGGAGAGGAGATGAAGTTGGTAGAGGTTTGTTCATTTATTGAGGTTTCTGTCTCTACCACTATGTTTCGATTTGTGACAAAATAAAACCAGTTCATTTTTTGCTTTGGGGGACATTATTAAGGTAGCTCTGAAGGTCGGGGTGCCTTGCCTGGTCCATCCAGGGCAGGAGGAATTCTGCCGCTTACCTGATACTCACATTGATGCAATATTTGCGGCTGGTTTGTGTGGAGTAAACAAGTTCAAGTAAGTTTGATCTCCTAAACGCTTGGTCTCATTTAAAATTGCCAGGTGAATATGCTCACCTTCCATGGCTTAGATCTGGCACTGTTGCATGCCTTCTTCCTGCAAGCTGAAaatctttctggaaaataaatgtttgtttttgcttttttttttcccctacaaggGGAAAATGGGTAACCAATATCCCAGATGGGTCTCTCTCTTAGATTAACCAGAGAAGAAGGGCTTATTGGGGGTGACTTCAGAAGTACTAAACCACCTGAGCAGCAGATGGTGTTCAGGTACCTGTTGGTAAAAGCTGTATCTTACCATCTGCTTAAGCAGTTCTGTCTCCTCCACTTCCCCAGGGACTGGATCTGTACCCTGCTGCTTAAGGCTGAAAGGAAACTATTGCTTTAGAGCTGTTGCCTTATGACTGAATACTGATGTGGAAGACTGTATTTCAAATTCTAGGAGCAGATAGAGTACTGTGGGCTGGTTATGTAGTTGCACATTAGGATACCtggattttgtttcctttgggCAGAACCCTTGGTGCTTGCGTCTGTTTTCCCGTACCCAGAGAAGGGGGTGAATACCTAGTCACGTTTAACCAAGCGTTTGGTGAGGTACAGCAAAGGGCAATGGGTAAGGCTTAGTTAAGATGTTCAGAAGGGCCTACATCCCATATTTAAAAGTAATATAAGCCCTTAAATGTTTCTCAGATCATCACTGGGGCTTCCTCTCTGCCAAGAGATCTTGGAGAAGCCTGACCATGCAGTTGCATGAGACCATGAAGTCTTGGAGACAAAATTCGTAGTTTCTGGCATCTTAAGAGCTGGTGGTAAATTGCAGCTGTAAAACACGCTAGAAGTTGCCAAACCTTGTCTGTGTTAGTTCTCCCTCTGGTACAACTGAGCAGGTGTGACTTGTCCTCTAAAATTCCCCAGTGGAGTCAGGATTTCTGTGACACCGACTTGCCATCTGCTGCTGAATTAGACAAGTATATTAATGTTTCGCATGCGAAACATTCAGAATGCTTTTCTACAGAAGCATAGAGAACGTGATGTGGATGCTGTGCTCAgtgaaataaactttaaaaaaaaaaagaaaagaaaaaccaacactGAATTCGCTATAAAGAGATAAGATTAAACCTGTGACACAGTCAAAACAAGTTGAATGTGACCTTTATTCCTGCTACAGTATGTGGCTTCCCTGGGTCCACCCGGCTTACCTTACCAATAAAGCTCTGGAGGACTGTAGATCAGGGTCTGTGTTCAAGGCATCATTTTAAGCATGTTATTATCATACTCATTCCCAGTAGTGTTTTTGCATGTTCTTAGAATTAAGCGTGTACTTAAGTGCAGGATAGTGCTTATCTCAGGACAGGGATGAGCTGTGTTACAGTCAGATATACCCATGCATGGGTATTTTGTTCTCCTATTTGGCAATCACTTTCTCTCTGTATTCTCAGGAGAGATGTGGCTAATATAGCTTCCTTCTATTTACTCGCTCCTGTCTCATAGCAACGTTGTTGAGGTCACTGCTGCTCTCTTGTGACTGTCTTTTACATTAAAAGCACAAGGTGCAGTCCTATGGTGCCTGGGGAATTAGAGTTAAATTTCTTAACTAAGAAAAGAAACCTACAGGTTTAAATGCCTCTAGGAAGAGCTGAAGTAGATTGCTGTATACAGACATCCAGAGTGTACTTGTCATTTGCATTAAAA
Protein-coding sequences here:
- the ILRUN gene encoding protein ILRUN → MEGMDVDLDAELMQKFSCLGTTDKDVLIGEFQRLLGFQLSPAGCAFFLDMTNWNLQAAIGAYYDFESPNINVPSMSFVEDVTIGEGESIPPDTQFTKTWRIQNTGTEAWPPGVCLKYVGGDQFGHVNMVMVRSLEPQEIADVSVQMCSPSTAGMYQGQWRMCTATGLYYGDVIWVILSVEVGGLLGVTQQLSSFETEFNTQPHRKVEGNFNPFASPQKNRQPDENNLKDPGGSELGTISKNTWGPAPDQIEQDQNGLSQNSVNLSPSSHSNNLSVVTYSKGFHGPYPFGQS